One genomic region from Vanacampus margaritifer isolate UIUO_Vmar chromosome 2, RoL_Vmar_1.0, whole genome shotgun sequence encodes:
- the pitpnc1a gene encoding cytoplasmic phosphatidylinositol transfer protein 1, with the protein MLMKEYRICMPLTVEEYRIGQLYMISKHSNEQSERGEGVEVVQNEPYEDPEHGSGQFTEKRIYLSNKLPNWAKAVVPKIFYVTEKAWNYYPYTITEYTCSFLPKFSIHIESKYEDNKGSNDNIFCSEPKDEETEVCFVDIVYDEVPERYCKDSEDLRYFKSKKTERGPLQEGWMDTQDPIMCSYKLVSVKFEVWGLQTRVEQFVHKVIRDVLLLGHKQAFAWVDEWIDMTMEEVREYERATQEATNLKIGTFPPAIAITETPLPANARSGPNSAPSTPLSTEAPEFLTVPKDRPRKKSAPETLTLPDPQGRRDSIFKLPSFFSWNSGPQPE; encoded by the exons TACCGCATCGGCCAGCTGTACATGATCAGTAAGCACAGCAACGAACAGAGTGAACGTGGCGAGGGGGTGGAGGTGGTACAGAATGAGCCCTACGAGGACCCCGAGCACGGATCGGGCCAGTTCACGGAGAAACGGATCTACCTCAGCAA CAAGCTACCAAATTGGGCCAAAGCGGTGGTGCCCAAGATTTTCTACGTGACAGAGAAGGCTTGGAACTACTACCCATACACCATCACCG AGTATACG TGCTCTTTCCTGCCCAAGTTCTCCATCCACATAGAGAGCAAATACGAAGACAACAAAGGGAGCAATGATAAC ATATTTTGCAGCGAGCCCAAAGATGAGGAAACGGAGGTGTGTTTTGTGGACATCGTCTATGATGAGGTTCCTGAACGCTACTGCAAGGATTCAGAG GATTTGCGCTATTTCAAGTCCAAGAAGACGGAGCGTGGCCCCCTGCAGGAAGGCTGGATGGACACCCAGGACCCCATCATGTGCTCCTACAAGCTGGTCAGCGTCAAATTTGAAGTGTGGGGCCTGCAGACACGCGTGGAGCAATTTGTACACAAG GTAATACGAGACGTTCTGCTGTTGGGACACAAGCAGGCCTTTGCCTGGGTGGACGAGTGGATTG ACATGACCATGGAGGAGGTCCGAGAGTACGAGCGCGCCACGCAGGAAGCCACCAACCTGAAGATCGGCACCTTCCCGCCGGCCATCGCCATCACCGAGACGCCGCTGCCCGCCAACGCCCGCAGCGGGCCCAACAGCGCCCCGTCCACGCCCCTATCCACAGAGGCCCCCGAATTCCTGACCGTGCCCAAGGACCGCCCCCGTAAGAAGTCGGCCCCGGAGACCTTGACCCTGCCCGACCCGCAGGGCCGGCGGGATTCCATTTTCAAACTTCCCAGCTTCTTCTCCTGGAACTCCGGCCCGCAGCCCGAATGA